In a single window of the Anaerocolumna cellulosilytica genome:
- a CDS encoding thiamine diphosphokinase, translated as MIRALIITGGSISIPFAKEYLKNQNFDLVIAVDSGLRAVKELSIPVSFIVGDFDSVPEEILEYYRKNSSESIFLEFNPMKDATDTQLALELAIEKGAMEIVLLGATGTRLDHTLANIHLLNISLKEHRKAYIIDEHNKIYLINENICITKEQLHGPYISLQPFTELVQKVTLQGFLYPLKDKDMNSYESLGISNEIIEEKAEIKLQSGILIVIEAKD; from the coding sequence ATGATAAGAGCCTTGATTATAACCGGAGGAAGTATATCAATCCCTTTTGCAAAAGAATATTTAAAAAATCAGAATTTTGATTTGGTTATAGCTGTGGATAGCGGACTTAGAGCAGTTAAGGAACTTAGTATCCCGGTTTCTTTCATTGTTGGGGATTTTGACTCAGTGCCGGAGGAGATACTGGAATATTATAGAAAGAACTCCAGTGAAAGTATTTTTCTGGAATTTAATCCAATGAAGGATGCAACCGATACCCAGCTTGCTCTTGAACTGGCAATAGAGAAAGGTGCAATGGAAATCGTCCTTCTTGGAGCAACAGGAACCAGGCTTGACCATACCCTTGCCAATATTCATCTTTTGAATATTTCACTTAAGGAACATAGAAAAGCATACATTATAGATGAACATAATAAAATATATCTGATAAATGAGAATATATGTATAACAAAAGAGCAATTACACGGACCTTATATCTCCCTACAGCCTTTTACGGAGCTGGTCCAGAAGGTTACTTTACAGGGTTTTTTGTATCCGCTAAAGGATAAAGACATGAATTCTTATGAAAGCCTTGGAATAAGTAATGAGATAATAGAAGAGAAGGCGGAGATTAAACTACAATCCGGTATTCTCATCGTAATTGAAGCAAAAGACTGA
- the rpe gene encoding ribulose-phosphate 3-epimerase, translating to MYKLAPSILAADFANLGNQIKKVEAAGAEYLHIDVMDGAFVPSISFGIPIIQSIRPLTKLVFDVHLMIEEPIRYLEDFAKAGADIITVHAEACKHLNRTVARIKELGLKAGVSLNPSTSLSTLDYILEDLDMVLLMSVNPGFGGQKFLPFTFDKIRSLRGILDNKNLSVDIEVDGGISSNNVAAVVKAGANVIVAGTAVFGGDIEGNIKGFKEIFKL from the coding sequence ATGTATAAGTTAGCACCGTCAATTTTGGCTGCAGATTTTGCCAATCTGGGTAATCAGATAAAAAAAGTGGAGGCTGCGGGGGCAGAATATCTGCATATCGATGTAATGGATGGTGCATTTGTACCAAGTATTTCTTTTGGAATACCTATCATACAATCAATAAGACCTTTGACAAAATTAGTATTTGATGTTCATTTAATGATTGAGGAACCCATACGTTATCTTGAAGATTTTGCCAAAGCAGGGGCAGATATTATTACTGTCCATGCAGAAGCTTGTAAGCATTTAAACCGTACGGTGGCAAGAATAAAAGAATTAGGATTAAAAGCCGGTGTTTCCCTGAATCCTTCTACATCCCTTTCAACCCTGGATTATATCTTAGAAGATTTAGACATGGTTTTGTTAATGAGTGTCAATCCAGGTTTTGGCGGACAGAAGTTTCTACCATTCACATTTGATAAAATACGAAGTTTAAGGGGCATTTTGGATAATAAAAATCTTTCAGTAGATATTGAAGTGGACGGAGGAATATCAAGCAACAATGTAGCTGCAGTAGTTAAAGCCGGTGCCAATGTTATTGTGGCAGGAACAGCTGTCTTTGGAGGAGATATTGAAGGGAATATAAAAGGATTTAAAGAAATATTTAAGCTGTAA
- the rsgA gene encoding ribosome small subunit-dependent GTPase A produces MTGKIIKGIAGFYYVYVEQHGLYECKAKGIFRNQKVKPLVGDNVSIDVLDEEGNKGNITAILPRNNALIRPAVANVDQAVVIFAAADPAPNLNLLDRFLVLMLKQRVETIICFNKRDIVTEDDILLLEAIYKKCGYHVIFTSTYTEEGLLKLKELLKDKTSVVAGPSGVGKSSIVNHIQPEADMETGEISDKIKRGKHTTRHSEIIYIQKGTYICDTPGFSSLYVNDMEKEELKNYFMEFRDYEDACRFQGCVHINEPGCAVKNAVKSGKISEIRYENYSVLYEELKNIKKY; encoded by the coding sequence ATGACAGGAAAGATTATTAAAGGAATTGCAGGATTCTATTATGTCTATGTAGAACAGCACGGTCTTTATGAGTGTAAAGCAAAAGGAATTTTTCGTAACCAAAAAGTAAAACCTTTAGTAGGTGATAATGTCTCGATTGATGTTTTGGATGAAGAGGGAAATAAAGGCAATATAACGGCGATTTTGCCCAGAAATAATGCGTTAATCCGTCCGGCAGTAGCTAATGTGGATCAGGCCGTAGTTATTTTTGCTGCGGCAGATCCAGCACCTAATTTAAATCTCTTAGATCGTTTTCTGGTTTTAATGTTGAAACAGCGGGTTGAAACCATTATTTGTTTTAACAAAAGAGACATTGTCACTGAAGATGACATTCTCTTGTTAGAAGCGATTTATAAAAAGTGTGGTTACCACGTAATATTTACCAGTACCTATACAGAAGAAGGTCTTCTAAAACTTAAAGAATTATTGAAAGACAAAACTTCGGTAGTAGCAGGGCCTTCCGGTGTGGGTAAATCATCTATTGTCAATCATATCCAGCCTGAAGCGGATATGGAGACCGGAGAAATCAGCGATAAGATAAAACGAGGTAAACATACCACACGGCATTCTGAAATCATTTATATTCAAAAGGGTACTTACATCTGCGATACACCTGGATTCAGTTCATTATATGTAAATGACATGGAAAAGGAAGAGTTAAAAAATTATTTTATGGAATTTAGAGACTATGAAGATGCCTGCCGTTTTCAGGGCTGTGTGCATATTAATGAACCGGGATGCGCTGTAAAGAATGCCGTTAAATCCGGAAAAATAAGTGAAATCCGCTATGAAAATTATAGTGTTTTATATGAAGAACTAAAGAATATAAAGAAATATTAA
- the pknB gene encoding Stk1 family PASTA domain-containing Ser/Thr kinase: MLRPGMFISDRYEIIDKVGSGGMADVYKARCHRLNRFVAIKVLKPEYSDDKNFVKKFRGEAQSAAGLSHPNIVSVYDVGDDNGLHYIVMELVEGITLKNFIERKGKLDIKEAVGIGIQIAMGMEAAHLNHIIHRDIKPQNIIISREGKVKVTDFGIAKATNSNTITSNAMGSVHYLSPEQARGGYSDEKSDIYSLGVTLYEMLSGQVPFAGDNTVSVALLHIQGEATPLRELDPNIPLSIEKIVQKCMQKKPERRYLTASELITDLKRSISNPNGDFVVIPPAAVSDSPTIMISDDEVNHIKNATKSTADFDTTADLFQATDGRRTKTEVVEETAEEEDDLDRVDPRVEKIVFIGSIAAGVVLVILIIFIVVNILNLFPSGNKNNNDPEPTITVTPSPSPTPEVEEVETIILPSVVGLSLEDAKKQLYELSQSLNIVSKEAASNDFKEGIVFEQSLKQGTEVNADAKIELSVSTGAESFEIPNVYNLTDSQAVTKLEEKGLVVEHEFEDNDEIEEGRIIKTSPERGKQVVKGDTVVVFVSNGPQTVNVPDLLGSTKSEAESKLNALGLKLGNVTEDYSETYEKDKVMKQGQASGTAVKKDTTVDIVISRGSGVIQQPEYTSYFGQVNVNENPFDYSGDSGIIKFILDQKGTSTVIEKTELTYDDFPYAVDIVTDSKANATLHMYVGRYADAGADGAVQENGVYVVYEQYPTSWKVHLNPVTN; the protein is encoded by the coding sequence ATGTTAAGACCGGGAATGTTTATCAGTGACCGATACGAGATAATAGATAAAGTAGGCTCTGGCGGAATGGCAGATGTTTATAAGGCCAGATGCCATCGATTAAATCGTTTCGTTGCAATAAAAGTACTGAAACCTGAGTATAGTGATGATAAGAATTTTGTTAAAAAATTCAGAGGAGAAGCACAGTCGGCAGCAGGATTATCCCACCCCAATATAGTTAGCGTATACGATGTTGGCGATGATAACGGTTTACATTATATCGTCATGGAATTGGTTGAAGGCATTACTCTTAAAAATTTCATTGAAAGAAAGGGTAAGCTTGATATCAAGGAAGCAGTCGGAATTGGTATCCAAATAGCTATGGGTATGGAAGCGGCACATCTTAATCATATAATTCACCGGGATATAAAACCGCAGAACATAATAATATCAAGAGAGGGTAAAGTAAAGGTTACGGATTTTGGAATTGCGAAAGCTACGAATTCCAATACCATAACCTCTAATGCCATGGGCTCTGTACATTATCTTTCACCGGAACAGGCAAGAGGCGGTTATAGTGATGAAAAGAGTGATATCTATTCTTTAGGTGTGACACTGTATGAAATGCTGTCAGGTCAGGTTCCTTTTGCAGGGGATAATACTGTGTCTGTTGCTCTGCTGCATATTCAAGGAGAAGCTACTCCATTACGTGAGCTGGATCCGAACATACCACTTAGCATTGAAAAAATTGTACAAAAGTGTATGCAGAAAAAACCGGAGAGACGTTATCTGACAGCTTCAGAACTTATTACCGATTTAAAACGCTCAATTTCAAATCCCAATGGTGATTTTGTAGTTATCCCTCCTGCGGCAGTTAGTGATTCTCCGACTATTATGATATCAGATGATGAAGTTAATCATATAAAAAATGCTACAAAAAGCACAGCTGACTTTGATACGACTGCGGATTTATTTCAAGCCACTGATGGCAGACGCACAAAAACGGAAGTGGTGGAAGAAACTGCTGAAGAAGAGGATGATTTAGACCGTGTTGACCCAAGAGTAGAAAAAATTGTTTTCATTGGTTCTATTGCAGCAGGTGTTGTGTTGGTAATTCTTATAATCTTCATCGTTGTAAATATATTAAATCTATTCCCCAGTGGCAATAAGAATAATAACGACCCGGAGCCAACCATAACTGTTACACCTTCACCATCGCCCACACCAGAAGTTGAGGAAGTGGAGACTATCATTCTTCCATCTGTTGTAGGACTTTCTTTAGAGGATGCAAAGAAGCAGCTTTATGAATTATCTCAAAGTCTGAATATTGTGTCTAAAGAAGCCGCTTCTAATGATTTTAAAGAAGGTATTGTATTCGAACAAAGTTTGAAACAAGGGACGGAAGTCAATGCGGATGCAAAAATTGAACTAAGTGTAAGTACAGGAGCTGAATCCTTTGAAATACCTAATGTCTATAATTTAACTGACAGCCAGGCTGTTACTAAATTAGAAGAAAAAGGACTTGTAGTAGAGCATGAGTTTGAGGACAATGATGAAATAGAAGAGGGCAGAATTATTAAAACCAGTCCCGAGAGGGGCAAACAAGTCGTTAAGGGTGATACGGTAGTTGTGTTTGTAAGCAATGGACCGCAAACCGTTAATGTGCCCGACTTATTAGGTTCAACCAAATCCGAAGCAGAAAGTAAATTAAATGCTTTAGGTCTGAAATTAGGTAATGTTACAGAAGACTATTCAGAAACTTATGAAAAAGATAAGGTCATGAAACAAGGGCAGGCAAGCGGTACGGCTGTAAAGAAAGATACCACGGTTGATATTGTAATAAGTCGTGGTTCAGGAGTAATACAGCAACCAGAATATACATCTTACTTCGGACAGGTAAATGTTAATGAGAATCCGTTTGACTATTCCGGCGATAGTGGTATTATCAAATTTATTTTAGATCAAAAAGGAACCTCTACTGTTATTGAGAAAACAGAATTAACTTATGATGATTTCCCTTATGCAGTGGATATTGTAACAGACAGTAAAGCCAATGCCACTCTTCATATGTATGTAGGAAGATATGCAGATGCGGGAGCAGATGGTGCTGTACAGGAAAATGGTGTATATGTGGTGTATGAGCAATATCCAACTTCCTGGAAAGTACATCTGAATCCGGTGACAAACTAA
- a CDS encoding Stp1/IreP family PP2C-type Ser/Thr phosphatase has translation MKSFSITDVGESRHINQDYVFCEENSIGGLPNLFIVADGMGGHNAGDYASRFCVEVFTKRIRENQQKTPIGMIADALQYTNDLLLEEAKEKNDLQGMGTTFVVSTIIDSVLYVANVGDSRLYIIRGDIKQITEDHSLVEEMVRTGEIDREDMRFHPNKNIITRALGAGSTVSPDYFEVELKPDDIVLMCSDGLTNMMDDKEIMKIVNDNKEDLGLAAKILVKKANDNGGKDNISIVMVKL, from the coding sequence GTGAAGTCATTTTCAATAACAGATGTTGGTGAATCGCGGCATATCAATCAGGATTATGTGTTTTGTGAAGAGAACAGCATTGGAGGATTACCGAACTTATTCATTGTAGCTGACGGAATGGGAGGCCACAATGCCGGAGACTATGCCTCCAGATTTTGTGTTGAGGTATTTACAAAAAGGATTCGCGAGAACCAGCAAAAAACTCCAATTGGAATGATTGCAGATGCATTACAATATACCAATGATTTGCTTTTGGAAGAGGCAAAAGAAAAAAATGACCTGCAAGGTATGGGAACTACTTTTGTGGTATCGACAATTATAGACTCAGTTCTTTATGTTGCCAATGTAGGTGATAGCAGGTTATATATAATTCGTGGGGATATAAAACAAATTACCGAGGATCATTCCTTGGTTGAAGAAATGGTTCGAACAGGGGAAATAGATAGGGAGGATATGCGTTTCCATCCCAACAAAAACATAATTACAAGGGCACTTGGTGCAGGAAGTACCGTTTCACCGGATTATTTTGAGGTTGAATTAAAACCCGACGATATTGTGTTAATGTGTTCGGATGGGTTGACGAATATGATGGATGATAAGGAAATTATGAAGATAGTAAATGATAATAAAGAGGATTTAGGGCTTGCAGCTAAAATCTTAGTAAAAAAAGCAAACGACAACGGCGGTAAAGACAATATATCCATAGTAATGGTAAAACTATAG
- the rlmN gene encoding 23S rRNA (adenine(2503)-C(2))-methyltransferase RlmN — protein MQEIISEKIDIKSLNIEDIKKVLETLGEKTFRANQIYEWLHVKLVSDFEEMTNLSKVLREQLKANCSIANLTVLNKLESNTGETSKFLFQLRDKNVLESVLMKYHHGNSVCISSQVGCKMGCKFCASTLNGFERNLTTGEMLDQIYKIQKISGERVSNVVVMGTGEPLDNLENLIKFIHIISDEKGLNISQRNITVSTCGLVDKIKELAEEELQITLALSLHAPNDTVRRELMPIALRYDLDTVLAACEYYYKKTGRRLTFEYSLVEGVNDLSEYAKELAGRLKGMNCHVNLIPVNPIKERNYRQSQAKNIQNFKNILEKYRINVTIRREMGTDIDAACGQLRKSYIDKTMDY, from the coding sequence GTGCAAGAAATAATTTCAGAAAAGATAGATATAAAATCACTAAACATAGAAGATATAAAAAAAGTTCTGGAAACCTTAGGCGAGAAAACCTTTCGTGCGAATCAGATTTATGAATGGCTTCATGTAAAATTAGTTTCTGATTTTGAGGAAATGACGAATCTTTCAAAAGTCTTAAGAGAACAATTAAAAGCAAACTGCTCTATAGCAAATCTTACGGTTTTAAATAAGCTAGAATCAAATACCGGAGAAACATCCAAGTTTTTATTTCAATTAAGGGATAAAAATGTTCTTGAAAGTGTCTTGATGAAATACCACCACGGTAATTCTGTTTGTATTTCCTCACAAGTTGGCTGTAAAATGGGTTGTAAATTCTGTGCCTCTACGCTTAATGGTTTTGAACGAAATTTAACCACAGGAGAAATGCTTGATCAGATATATAAAATTCAGAAAATATCAGGGGAAAGAGTATCTAATGTTGTTGTTATGGGTACAGGAGAGCCTCTTGATAATTTAGAAAATCTCATTAAGTTTATTCATATAATATCGGATGAGAAAGGGTTAAATATCAGCCAGAGAAACATAACGGTATCTACTTGCGGACTGGTTGACAAAATCAAGGAGTTAGCGGAGGAAGAGCTACAGATTACCCTGGCATTATCCTTGCATGCACCCAATGATACAGTTAGACGGGAGCTTATGCCTATAGCGTTACGATATGATTTGGATACAGTACTTGCTGCCTGTGAATACTATTATAAGAAGACAGGACGAAGATTGACTTTTGAATATAGTCTGGTAGAAGGGGTCAATGATTTAAGTGAGTATGCAAAGGAGCTTGCGGGCAGATTAAAAGGTATGAATTGTCATGTTAACTTAATACCGGTTAATCCAATTAAAGAGCGAAATTATCGCCAATCTCAGGCTAAAAATATACAAAATTTTAAAAATATACTTGAAAAATACAGAATTAATGTTACTATTAGAAGGGAAATGGGTACAGACATCGACGCAGCCTGTGGGCAATTAAGAAAGAGTTATATAGACAAGACAATGGATTACTAA
- the rsmB gene encoding 16S rRNA (cytosine(967)-C(5))-methyltransferase RsmB — translation MTDKINQLSGKAPREIAFDILNDILEKGSFSHTVMANTLNQYQYLKKQDRAFITRLCEGTLERIITLDYLLNQYSSVKVLKMKPVIRNILRMGLYQIKYMEVPPSAACNEAVKLTKKRGFTGLSGFVNGVLRSIIREPDKAKFPEESKDKVSYLSIVYSIPDWIIKGWLNQYDYDTVKQMLEGFLSSSKETSIRCNLNKVSVSELKEALTQSQVKIVDGEYLPYALKISEYNYLNQLTPFLNGCFQVQDESSMLVGELSKAKPGDYVIDVCAAPGGKALHIAETMEGSGHVEARDVTQNKVRLIEDNINRLGYRNITARVWDAFILDEESVSKADLVIADLPCSGLGIIGKKPDIKYNMTTEKQKSLVQLQRDILKVVTQYVKPGGILMYSTCTINPGENEENVKWLLETFDFAPESLEEILPPGLKIATAKKGYLQLLPGIHGTDGFFIARFKRKV, via the coding sequence GTGACTGATAAAATAAATCAACTGTCAGGAAAGGCACCCAGGGAGATAGCCTTTGATATCTTAAATGATATTTTGGAAAAAGGCAGTTTTAGTCACACGGTAATGGCAAATACGTTAAATCAGTATCAGTATTTAAAGAAACAGGACAGAGCATTTATTACCAGACTGTGCGAAGGAACTTTAGAACGTATCATAACCCTTGACTATCTGTTAAATCAATACTCCAGTGTTAAGGTTTTAAAAATGAAACCTGTTATTCGCAACATATTGCGTATGGGATTATATCAGATTAAGTATATGGAGGTTCCGCCTTCAGCGGCCTGCAACGAAGCGGTTAAACTTACGAAAAAGCGTGGCTTTACAGGTTTGTCTGGATTTGTAAATGGTGTGTTAAGGAGCATTATCAGAGAACCGGATAAGGCAAAGTTTCCGGAAGAAAGTAAAGACAAAGTCTCATACCTAAGCATTGTCTATTCGATTCCTGATTGGATTATTAAGGGATGGTTAAACCAATATGACTACGATACAGTAAAACAAATGCTTGAGGGATTTTTAAGCTCTTCAAAAGAAACCAGTATAAGATGTAACCTGAATAAAGTTTCTGTCAGTGAGTTGAAAGAAGCATTGACACAAAGCCAGGTGAAGATAGTCGATGGGGAGTATTTGCCCTATGCTCTTAAGATATCTGAGTATAATTATCTAAATCAGCTTACACCCTTTTTAAATGGATGTTTTCAAGTTCAGGATGAAAGCTCTATGTTGGTGGGTGAGTTATCGAAAGCAAAGCCAGGTGACTATGTCATAGATGTTTGCGCTGCACCGGGTGGAAAAGCACTTCATATTGCAGAAACAATGGAAGGAAGCGGACATGTTGAGGCGAGAGATGTTACGCAGAATAAGGTTAGGCTGATTGAGGATAACATAAACCGTCTGGGATATAGAAATATCACAGCAAGGGTTTGGGATGCTTTCATACTTGATGAAGAAAGTGTTTCTAAGGCTGATCTTGTGATTGCAGATTTACCTTGTTCTGGTCTTGGAATAATAGGCAAGAAGCCGGATATTAAGTATAATATGACAACAGAAAAGCAAAAATCCTTAGTACAGCTTCAAAGAGATATACTAAAAGTTGTGACCCAGTATGTAAAACCAGGTGGTATATTAATGTATAGTACCTGTACAATCAATCCCGGTGAAAATGAAGAAAATGTAAAATGGCTTTTAGAAACCTTTGATTTTGCACCAGAGTCCTTAGAAGAGATATTGCCGCCAGGTTTAAAGATTGCTACAGCTAAAAAGGGATATTTACAATTGCTGCCGGGAATCCATGGTACGGACGGTTTTTTTATTGCCAGGTTTAAGAGAAAAGTATGA
- a CDS encoding zinc metallopeptidase, whose translation MPYFYPYIDSTYILVLIGALLSLAASGVVKTTFSKYSKVRSLSGMTGAQAAERILHSAGIYDVTVMHVSGNLTDHYDPRSKTLKLSDSVYSQTSVAAIGVAAHECGHAIQHDKGYIPLTLRSALVPVANIGSAISWPLIIVGVVLSWFQPLITLGIILFSFAVIFQLVTLPVEFNASARAVRILNDTGILYGEEVTHTKKVLSAAALTYVAAAAASILQLLRLVILFGGRNRD comes from the coding sequence ATGCCATATTTCTATCCTTATATTGACTCAACGTATATATTAGTTTTAATCGGTGCTTTATTATCATTGGCGGCATCAGGAGTGGTAAAAACCACTTTCAGTAAATATTCCAAGGTGAGAAGTTTGTCAGGAATGACCGGAGCCCAAGCAGCAGAACGTATTCTACACTCCGCTGGAATCTATGACGTAACAGTGATGCATGTAAGCGGCAATCTCACAGACCACTATGATCCAAGGAGTAAGACTTTAAAATTGTCAGACAGTGTATATAGCCAAACCTCTGTAGCGGCAATCGGTGTAGCTGCCCATGAATGTGGTCATGCCATCCAGCATGATAAGGGGTATATTCCTTTAACATTAAGGTCCGCCCTTGTACCAGTTGCCAACATTGGTTCTGCCATTTCATGGCCTTTAATTATAGTAGGTGTTGTATTAAGTTGGTTCCAGCCTTTAATAACCCTTGGAATCATTTTATTCTCTTTTGCAGTAATCTTTCAGTTAGTAACCCTTCCGGTAGAATTTAATGCCTCTGCCAGAGCGGTTCGTATATTAAATGATACGGGTATCTTATATGGTGAAGAAGTTACCCATACGAAGAAAGTATTAAGTGCAGCAGCACTCACATATGTGGCAGCAGCAGCAGCTTCCATACTACAATTGTTAAGACTTGTCATTTTATTTGGAGGAAGAAACCGTGACTGA
- the fmt gene encoding methionyl-tRNA formyltransferase, whose protein sequence is MNIVYMGTPEIAAVILEKLIHSKHHIQAVVTQPDKPKGRGKQMQASPVKELALNHNIPVYQPLKAKEEAFLAILKEINPDIIVVAAFGQILTKSVLELPKYGCINVHASLLPKYRGAAPIQWAIIDGEEKTGITIMHMDAGIDTGDMILKEEILIAPKETAGTLHDKLAVCGGSLLLKALEEIEAGTAVREKQEETEATYVKVLDKAMGHLNFREPAIKLERFIRGLNPWPSAYTYLEGKTLKIWDAEVLDETMDGQPGEVVRITRDSIVIKTGQGSLALKEIQLEGKKRITVDAFLRGFNLQQGTILN, encoded by the coding sequence TTGAATATTGTATATATGGGAACACCAGAAATAGCAGCAGTAATATTAGAAAAGTTAATACATTCAAAACATCATATCCAGGCTGTTGTTACACAGCCGGATAAGCCCAAGGGAAGAGGAAAACAGATGCAGGCGTCTCCGGTAAAAGAACTGGCTCTTAATCATAACATACCGGTATATCAACCTTTGAAAGCAAAGGAGGAAGCCTTTCTTGCAATATTAAAAGAAATCAATCCGGATATTATTGTGGTTGCGGCATTTGGACAGATTCTAACAAAATCAGTGTTGGAACTTCCTAAATATGGCTGTATTAACGTACATGCTTCACTACTTCCGAAATACCGTGGTGCAGCACCTATCCAGTGGGCAATCATTGATGGAGAAGAAAAAACCGGTATAACGATTATGCATATGGATGCAGGAATTGATACGGGAGATATGATATTAAAAGAAGAAATCCTTATTGCCCCCAAGGAAACAGCGGGAACCCTTCATGATAAGCTTGCAGTGTGCGGAGGAAGCCTTCTTCTTAAGGCACTTGAAGAAATAGAAGCAGGAACGGCAGTCAGGGAAAAGCAAGAGGAGACAGAAGCCACTTATGTTAAAGTACTTGATAAAGCCATGGGACATCTTAATTTTAGGGAGCCGGCAATTAAACTGGAAAGATTCATCAGAGGATTAAATCCTTGGCCAAGTGCATATACCTATCTAGAGGGGAAAACCCTAAAGATATGGGATGCAGAGGTTCTTGATGAAACAATGGACGGGCAGCCGGGAGAGGTTGTAAGAATAACTAGAGACTCGATTGTTATAAAAACAGGTCAAGGCAGTTTAGCGTTAAAAGAGATTCAATTAGAAGGCAAGAAGCGAATAACGGTAGATGCCTTTTTAAGAGGTTTCAATTTGCAGCAAGGTACCATATTGAATTAA
- the def gene encoding peptide deformylase has translation MAIRNIRVIGDSILTKKSKEITEVTPKLKTLIEDMLDTMYDAEGVGLAAPQIGILKRLVVIDVSPEGDSPIILINPEILETDGEQTGEEGCLSVPGKSGVVTRPNYAKVKAFNEKMEEIIVEGNELLARALCHEIDHLNGELYVDKVVGGLHSTAEREE, from the coding sequence ATGGCAATACGAAATATACGGGTAATTGGAGATTCTATATTAACAAAAAAATCAAAGGAAATTACAGAAGTTACACCAAAACTAAAAACATTAATTGAGGATATGTTAGATACCATGTACGATGCGGAGGGTGTAGGGCTGGCAGCACCTCAGATAGGTATATTAAAACGGCTGGTAGTAATTGATGTATCGCCGGAAGGAGATAGTCCCATTATATTAATAAATCCTGAAATTCTAGAAACGGATGGGGAACAGACCGGAGAAGAAGGCTGTTTAAGTGTTCCGGGTAAATCGGGCGTGGTAACAAGACCTAATTATGCTAAAGTGAAAGCATTCAATGAAAAAATGGAAGAGATTATTGTGGAAGGAAACGAGCTTTTAGCCAGAGCGCTGTGTCATGAAATCGATCATCTCAATGGCGAATTATACGTTGATAAAGTGGTGGGTGGTCTTCACTCTACGGCAGAAAGAGAAGAATAA